The following coding sequences are from one Ruminococcus flavefaciens AE3010 window:
- a CDS encoding carboxymuconolactone decarboxylase family protein, with translation MAEKIVQTAGRDALGEFAPEFAHYNDDILFGENWNNTDIDLKTRSIITVVALMSQGVTSDALKFHLMNAKNHGVSQKEIAAVITHTAFYAGWPHAWAVFNLAKEVWNEKTPELTDKDRYQNEIFFPIGEPNPYGDYFVGQSYLAPVSTEQLAVFNVTFEPACRNNWHIHHAKSGGGQMLICVGGRGYYQEWGKKARELHPGDVVNIPANDKHWHGAAPDSWFSHLAIEIEGEDGSTEWCEPVSDEEYGKLK, from the coding sequence ATGGCAGAAAAGATCGTACAGACCGCAGGTAGAGATGCCCTCGGTGAGTTTGCTCCCGAATTCGCCCATTACAACGATGATATTTTGTTTGGGGAAAACTGGAACAACACCGACATTGACCTGAAAACTCGGAGCATCATCACGGTGGTCGCTCTGATGTCGCAGGGCGTGACAAGCGACGCGCTGAAATTCCACCTGATGAATGCGAAAAATCACGGCGTTTCGCAGAAGGAGATCGCAGCAGTCATCACGCACACAGCCTTTTATGCAGGCTGGCCGCACGCCTGGGCAGTGTTTAACCTTGCAAAAGAGGTATGGAATGAGAAAACGCCCGAGCTGACCGACAAGGACAGGTATCAGAACGAGATTTTCTTCCCGATAGGAGAACCGAACCCCTACGGTGATTACTTTGTCGGGCAGAGCTATCTTGCACCTGTTTCCACTGAACAGCTTGCGGTATTCAATGTCACCTTTGAGCCTGCCTGCCGCAATAACTGGCATATCCACCACGCAAAAAGCGGCGGCGGTCAGATGCTTATATGTGTCGGCGGTCGGGGCTATTATCAGGAATGGGGCAAGAAAGCAAGGGAGCTTCACCCCGGTGATGTGGTGAATATCCCTGCAAATGACAAGCACTGGCACGGTGCCGCACCTGATTCGTGGTTTTCTCACCTTGCTATTGAGATTGAGGGCGAGGACGGGAGCACGGAGTGGTGTGAGCCTGTTTCTGATGAAGAATACGGAAAACTGAAATAA
- a CDS encoding flavodoxin, with protein sequence MKSLIIYFSRADENYSVGYIDKGNTEIVAEFVQELTGADMFKVEPAVPYAADYKTCIEEAKQRIGNAPIKDKLTDISAYDTIFIMSPIYWGTYAPEVETALTGLDFSGKTVRVISTHEGSGLGSMVSDVKKMCKGASVDSKGLAIVGSKAKASKNTVADWL encoded by the coding sequence ATGAAATCATTGATCATCTATTTCAGCAGAGCTGATGAAAACTATTCGGTAGGCTACATCGACAAGGGCAACACCGAGATCGTCGCAGAGTTCGTGCAGGAGCTGACCGGAGCAGATATGTTCAAGGTCGAGCCTGCCGTTCCCTATGCCGCAGATTACAAGACCTGTATCGAAGAAGCAAAACAGCGCATCGGCAATGCACCGATCAAGGACAAGCTGACGGATATTTCTGCCTACGACACGATCTTTATCATGAGTCCGATCTATTGGGGAACGTATGCCCCCGAAGTTGAAACGGCACTGACAGGGCTTGATTTCAGCGGGAAGACCGTCAGAGTGATCAGCACCCATGAAGGCTCCGGTCTCGGAAGTATGGTGTCTGATGTGAAGAAAATGTGCAAGGGTGCAAGTGTTGACAGCAAGGGGCTTGCTATTGTTGGTTCAAAAGCTAAGGCTTCAAAGAATACAGTAGCCGATTGGCTGTGA
- a CDS encoding putative quinol monooxygenase produces the protein MSITVNIYYTGENGKARKFAEEMVQSGTVDKIRNAEGNLRYAYFQPFDDPETVLLIDQWTSQDAIDVHHASPMMQTIAELREKYGLKMKVERYISDEEGIPEKDNKYIVK, from the coding sequence ATGAGCATCACAGTCAACATCTACTATACAGGCGAAAACGGAAAAGCCCGCAAATTCGCAGAAGAAATGGTACAAAGCGGTACGGTGGACAAGATACGAAATGCGGAAGGCAATCTCCGTTATGCCTATTTCCAGCCGTTTGATGATCCTGAAACGGTATTGCTGATCGACCAGTGGACAAGTCAGGACGCAATTGATGTCCACCATGCTTCGCCTATGATGCAGACGATAGCAGAGCTTCGGGAGAAATACGGGCTGAAAATGAAAGTAGAACGGTATATCTCCGATGAGGAGGGTATACCGGAGAAAGATAACAAATATATCGTGAAATGA
- a CDS encoding iron-containing alcohol dehydrogenase, producing the protein MLGNFSYHNPTKLYFGEDSLSNLKTELANYGKNILFVYGGGSIKKSGLYDEIIAILNDCGKNVAEVAGVMPNPTSDKLNEGVAIARDHKTDFILAVGGGSVCDYSKAVSVSVHCDDDPWEKYFIRFEEPTCKIVPVGCVLTMAGTGSEMNGGSVITNHEAKLKIGHVFGDEVMPKFSILNPRYTMTLPKYQMCAGIYDIFNHICEQYFSGEDDNTSDYISEGLMKSLIHASRIAVENPQDYEARSNIMWTATWALNTLVSRGKSEDWMVHMLGQAVGANTDATHGMTLAAVSLPYYRYIMPYGLKKFARFATEVWGISRDGKTDEQLANEGLSAMESWMKEIGLVMNLTELGATEDMIEGIADATFILNGGYKVLDHDEVVQILKASM; encoded by the coding sequence ATGTTAGGAAATTTCAGCTACCACAACCCGACCAAGCTCTATTTCGGTGAGGACTCTCTCAGCAATCTGAAAACTGAGCTTGCAAACTACGGCAAAAACATTCTGTTCGTGTACGGCGGAGGTTCTATCAAAAAAAGCGGTCTGTATGATGAAATTATTGCTATCCTGAACGACTGCGGTAAGAATGTTGCCGAGGTCGCTGGCGTTATGCCTAATCCGACTTCAGACAAGCTGAATGAGGGCGTTGCGATTGCCCGTGATCATAAGACGGATTTTATCCTTGCAGTAGGCGGCGGCTCTGTCTGCGACTACTCTAAGGCTGTATCGGTTTCCGTTCATTGTGACGATGATCCGTGGGAGAAATACTTTATTCGATTTGAGGAGCCGACCTGCAAGATCGTGCCTGTCGGCTGTGTGCTGACCATGGCAGGAACAGGCTCGGAGATGAACGGCGGTTCGGTCATCACGAACCATGAAGCCAAGCTGAAAATCGGTCATGTGTTCGGTGACGAAGTCATGCCGAAGTTCTCGATCCTCAATCCGAGATATACCATGACACTGCCGAAGTATCAGATGTGCGCAGGCATCTACGATATTTTCAACCACATCTGTGAGCAGTATTTCTCCGGCGAGGACGACAATACCTCTGACTACATCAGCGAGGGGCTTATGAAAAGCCTTATCCACGCAAGCCGTATCGCTGTCGAGAACCCGCAGGACTATGAAGCTCGTTCCAACATCATGTGGACTGCGACATGGGCGCTGAATACCCTTGTTTCAAGAGGCAAGTCCGAGGACTGGATGGTGCATATGCTCGGTCAGGCAGTCGGCGCAAATACGGACGCAACGCACGGTATGACATTGGCTGCTGTCTCCCTGCCGTATTACAGATATATCATGCCTTACGGCTTGAAGAAGTTTGCAAGATTTGCAACAGAGGTGTGGGGCATATCCCGTGACGGTAAGACCGATGAACAGCTTGCCAACGAGGGACTCTCCGCTATGGAAAGCTGGATGAAGGAGATTGGGCTTGTGATGAATCTCACTGAGCTTGGTGCGACCGAGGATATGATCGAGGGTATTGCCGATGCAACATTTATCCTGAACGGCGGGTACAAGGTACTTGACCATGATGAAGTCGTGCAGATCCTGAAAGCGAGTATGTGA